Proteins encoded by one window of Ovis canadensis isolate MfBH-ARS-UI-01 breed Bighorn chromosome 14, ARS-UI_OviCan_v2, whole genome shotgun sequence:
- the HSF4 gene encoding heat shock factor protein 4 isoform X1: MQEAPAALPTEPGPSPVPAFLGKLWALVGDPGTDHLIRWSPSGTSFLVSDQSRFAKEVLPQYFKHSNMASFVRQLNMYGFRKVVSIEQGGLLRPERDHVEFQHPSFVRGREQLLERVRRKVPALRGDDGRWRPEDLGRLLGEVQAFRGVQESTEARLRELRQCGGRGRRRMGREKGGSGREDTWLLDGSGQLLPLLYLSCTSKTSGPSCGSLLTKDGRPSEWAWARACILGVGVVTQRTLRCLSTLPRLFPRQNEILWREVVTLRQSHGQQHRVIGKLIQCLFGPLQAGSGSAGAKRKLSLMLDEGCPTPAKFNACPLPGALLQDPYFIQSPLPETTLGLSSPHRARGPIISDLPEDSPSPEGTRLSPSSGGRREKGLALLKEEPASPGGEGEAGLALAPNECDFCVTAPPPLPVAVVQAILEGKGSFSPEGPRNAQQPEPRGPREVPDRGPLDLEKGGRSPDSLLPPMLLRAPPESVEPAGPLDVLGPSLQGREWTLMDLDMELSLPKPQLPSPAASCGSLLQLQPLVPEKGETELAVKGLNSPGPGKDSTLGAPLLLDIPASLGGPALSLPGALPIYSSPESRASYVGAGGNPSP, encoded by the exons ATGCAGGAAGCGCCGGCCGCGCTGCCCACGGAGCCGGGCCCCAGCCCAGTGCCTGCCTTCCTCGGCAAGTTATGGGCGCTGGTGGGCGACCCGGGCACCGACCACCTGATCCGCTGGAGCCCG AGCGGCACCAGCTTCCTCGTGAGCGACCAGAGCCGCTTCGCCAAGGAGGTGCTGCCCCAATACTTCAAGCACAGCAACATGGCAAGCTTCGTGCGGCAACTCAATATGT ACGGTTTTCGGAAGGTGGTGAGCATCGAGCAGGGTGGCCTGCTGAGACCCGAACGGGATCACGTCGAGTTCCAGCACCCGAGCTTCGTACGCGGCCGAGAGCAACTGCTGGAACGCGTGCGCCGCAAG GTGCCCGCGCTGCGCGGCGACGACGGCCGCTGGCGCCCCGAGGACCTGGGCCGGCTGCTGGGCGAGGTGCAGGCTTTTCGGGGAGTGCAGGAGAGCACCGAGGCGCGGCTGCGGGAACTCAGGCAgtgcggggggagggggcggaggagaatggggagggagaaggggggcTCTGGGCGCGAGGACACTTGGCTTCTAGACGGTTCTGGGCAGCTCCTTCCTCTCTTGTACCTCTCTTGTACCTCCAAGACCAGTGGGCCGAGCTGTGGCAGTCTCTTAACTAAGGATGGACGACCATCCGAGTGGGCATGGGCGCGGGCCTgcattctgggggtgggggtggtgaccCAGCGAACTCTCAGATGCCTCAGCACCCTCCCACGCCTTTTCCCCAGGCAGAACGAGATCCTGTGGAGGGAGGTGGTCACGCTGCGGCAGAGCCACGGTCAACAGCATCGGGTCATCGGCAAG cTGATCCAGTGCCTCTTTGGGCCACTTCAGGCTGGGTCTGGCAGCGCAGGAGCTAAGAGGAAGCT GTCGCTGATGCTGGATGAGGGGTGCCCAACGCCAGCCAAATTCAACGCCTGCCCCTTACCTGGTGCCCTCCTGCAGGACCCCTACTTTATCCAGTCG CCCCTCCCGGAGACCACGCTGGGCCTCAGCAGCCCTCACAGGGCCAGGGGCCCCATCATCTCCGACCTCCCGGAAGACTCTCCTTCCCCTGAAGGAACCAGGCTTTCCCCCTCCAGTGGTGGCAGGAG ggagaagggcctggcactGCTCAAAGAAGAGCCAGCCAGCCCAGGGGGGGAAGGCGAGGCCGGGCTGGCCCTGGCCCCAAACGAGTGTGACTTCTGCGTGACAGCACCCCCACCGCTGCCTGTGGCTGTGGTGCAGGCCATcctggaggggaaggggagctTCAGCCCTGAGGGGCCCAGGAATGCCCAACAGCCTGAACCAAGAGGCCCCAGGGAGGTTCCTGACAG GGGCCCTCTGGACCTGGAGAAGGGAGGCCGGAGCCCAGACAGTCTGCTGCCTCCAATGCTGCTTCGGGCCCCCCCTGAAAGTGTGGAGCCTGCAGGGCCACTGGAT GTGCTGGGCCCCAGCCTCCAAGGGCGGGAATGGACTCTGATGGACTTAGACATGGAGCTGTCCCTG CCAAAGCCCCAGCTCCCTTCCCCAGCTGCTTCCTGCGGTTCTCTTCTGCAGTTGCAGCCCTTGGTTCCAGAGAAGGGTGAGACTGAGCTGGCAGTTAAGGGGTTAAATTCTCCAGGCCCAG GAAAGGACTCCACACTCGGGGCACCACTCCTGCTGGACATCCCAGCGTCTTTAGGAGGCCCAGCGCTCAGCCTGCCTGGAGCTTTACCCATTTACAGCAGTCCTGAGAGCCGGGCCTCCTACGTGGGCGCGGGAGGCAACCCCTCCCCCTGA
- the HSF4 gene encoding heat shock factor protein 4 isoform X7: MQEAPAALPTEPGPSPVPAFLGKLWALVGDPGTDHLIRWSPSGTSFLVSDQSRFAKEVLPQYFKHSNMASFVRQLNMYGFRKVVSIEQGGLLRPERDHVEFQHPSFVRGREQLLERVRRKVPALRGDDGRWRPEDLGRLLGEVQAFRGVQESTEARLRELRQQNEILWREVVTLRQSHGQQHRVIGKLIQCLFGPLQAGSGSAGAKRKLSLMLDEGCPTPAKFNACPLPGALLQDPYFIQSPLPETTLGLSSPHRARGPIISDLPEDSPSPEGTRLSPSSGGRREKGLALLKEEPASPGGEGEAGLALAPNECDFCVTAPPPLPVAVVQAILEGKGSFSPEGPRNAQQPEPRGPREVPDRGPLDLEKGGRSPDSLLPPMLLRAPPESVEPAGPLDVLGPSLQGREWTLMDLDMELSLLQPLVPEKGETELAVKGLNSPGPGKDSTLGAPLLLDIPASLGGPALSLPGALPIYSSPESRASYVGAGGNPSP; the protein is encoded by the exons ATGCAGGAAGCGCCGGCCGCGCTGCCCACGGAGCCGGGCCCCAGCCCAGTGCCTGCCTTCCTCGGCAAGTTATGGGCGCTGGTGGGCGACCCGGGCACCGACCACCTGATCCGCTGGAGCCCG AGCGGCACCAGCTTCCTCGTGAGCGACCAGAGCCGCTTCGCCAAGGAGGTGCTGCCCCAATACTTCAAGCACAGCAACATGGCAAGCTTCGTGCGGCAACTCAATATGT ACGGTTTTCGGAAGGTGGTGAGCATCGAGCAGGGTGGCCTGCTGAGACCCGAACGGGATCACGTCGAGTTCCAGCACCCGAGCTTCGTACGCGGCCGAGAGCAACTGCTGGAACGCGTGCGCCGCAAG GTGCCCGCGCTGCGCGGCGACGACGGCCGCTGGCGCCCCGAGGACCTGGGCCGGCTGCTGGGCGAGGTGCAGGCTTTTCGGGGAGTGCAGGAGAGCACCGAGGCGCGGCTGCGGGAACTCAGGCA GCAGAACGAGATCCTGTGGAGGGAGGTGGTCACGCTGCGGCAGAGCCACGGTCAACAGCATCGGGTCATCGGCAAG cTGATCCAGTGCCTCTTTGGGCCACTTCAGGCTGGGTCTGGCAGCGCAGGAGCTAAGAGGAAGCT GTCGCTGATGCTGGATGAGGGGTGCCCAACGCCAGCCAAATTCAACGCCTGCCCCTTACCTGGTGCCCTCCTGCAGGACCCCTACTTTATCCAGTCG CCCCTCCCGGAGACCACGCTGGGCCTCAGCAGCCCTCACAGGGCCAGGGGCCCCATCATCTCCGACCTCCCGGAAGACTCTCCTTCCCCTGAAGGAACCAGGCTTTCCCCCTCCAGTGGTGGCAGGAG ggagaagggcctggcactGCTCAAAGAAGAGCCAGCCAGCCCAGGGGGGGAAGGCGAGGCCGGGCTGGCCCTGGCCCCAAACGAGTGTGACTTCTGCGTGACAGCACCCCCACCGCTGCCTGTGGCTGTGGTGCAGGCCATcctggaggggaaggggagctTCAGCCCTGAGGGGCCCAGGAATGCCCAACAGCCTGAACCAAGAGGCCCCAGGGAGGTTCCTGACAG GGGCCCTCTGGACCTGGAGAAGGGAGGCCGGAGCCCAGACAGTCTGCTGCCTCCAATGCTGCTTCGGGCCCCCCCTGAAAGTGTGGAGCCTGCAGGGCCACTGGAT GTGCTGGGCCCCAGCCTCCAAGGGCGGGAATGGACTCTGATGGACTTAGACATGGAGCTGTCCCTG TTGCAGCCCTTGGTTCCAGAGAAGGGTGAGACTGAGCTGGCAGTTAAGGGGTTAAATTCTCCAGGCCCAG GAAAGGACTCCACACTCGGGGCACCACTCCTGCTGGACATCCCAGCGTCTTTAGGAGGCCCAGCGCTCAGCCTGCCTGGAGCTTTACCCATTTACAGCAGTCCTGAGAGCCGGGCCTCCTACGTGGGCGCGGGAGGCAACCCCTCCCCCTGA
- the HSF4 gene encoding heat shock factor protein 4 isoform X4, which produces MQEAPAALPTEPGPSPVPAFLGKLWALVGDPGTDHLIRWSPSGTSFLVSDQSRFAKEVLPQYFKHSNMASFVRQLNMYGFRKVVSIEQGGLLRPERDHVEFQHPSFVRGREQLLERVRRKVPALRGDDGRWRPEDLGRLLGEVQAFRGVQESTEARLRELRQCGGRGRRRMGREKGGSGREDTWLLDGSGQLLPLLYLSCTSKTSGPSCGSLLTKDGRPSEWAWARACILGVGVVTQRTLRCLSTLPRLFPRQNEILWREVVTLRQSHGQQHRVIGKLIQCLFGPLQAGSGSAGAKRKLTPTLSSRPSRRPRWASAALTGPGAPSSPTSRKTLLPLKEPGFPPPVVAGAPPPLPVAVVQAILEGKGSFSPEGPRNAQQPEPRGPREVPDRGPLDLEKGGRSPDSLLPPMLLRAPPESVEPAGPLDVLGPSLQGREWTLMDLDMELSLPKPQLPSPAASCGSLLQLQPLVPEKGETELAVKGLNSPGPGKDSTLGAPLLLDIPASLGGPALSLPGALPIYSSPESRASYVGAGGNPSP; this is translated from the exons ATGCAGGAAGCGCCGGCCGCGCTGCCCACGGAGCCGGGCCCCAGCCCAGTGCCTGCCTTCCTCGGCAAGTTATGGGCGCTGGTGGGCGACCCGGGCACCGACCACCTGATCCGCTGGAGCCCG AGCGGCACCAGCTTCCTCGTGAGCGACCAGAGCCGCTTCGCCAAGGAGGTGCTGCCCCAATACTTCAAGCACAGCAACATGGCAAGCTTCGTGCGGCAACTCAATATGT ACGGTTTTCGGAAGGTGGTGAGCATCGAGCAGGGTGGCCTGCTGAGACCCGAACGGGATCACGTCGAGTTCCAGCACCCGAGCTTCGTACGCGGCCGAGAGCAACTGCTGGAACGCGTGCGCCGCAAG GTGCCCGCGCTGCGCGGCGACGACGGCCGCTGGCGCCCCGAGGACCTGGGCCGGCTGCTGGGCGAGGTGCAGGCTTTTCGGGGAGTGCAGGAGAGCACCGAGGCGCGGCTGCGGGAACTCAGGCAgtgcggggggagggggcggaggagaatggggagggagaaggggggcTCTGGGCGCGAGGACACTTGGCTTCTAGACGGTTCTGGGCAGCTCCTTCCTCTCTTGTACCTCTCTTGTACCTCCAAGACCAGTGGGCCGAGCTGTGGCAGTCTCTTAACTAAGGATGGACGACCATCCGAGTGGGCATGGGCGCGGGCCTgcattctgggggtgggggtggtgaccCAGCGAACTCTCAGATGCCTCAGCACCCTCCCACGCCTTTTCCCCAGGCAGAACGAGATCCTGTGGAGGGAGGTGGTCACGCTGCGGCAGAGCCACGGTCAACAGCATCGGGTCATCGGCAAG cTGATCCAGTGCCTCTTTGGGCCACTTCAGGCTGGGTCTGGCAGCGCAGGAGCTAAGAGGAAGCT GACCCCTACTTTATCCAGTCG CCCCTCCCGGAGACCACGCTGGGCCTCAGCAGCCCTCACAGGGCCAGGGGCCCCATCATCTCCGACCTCCCGGAAGACTCTCCTTCCCCTGAAGGAACCAGGCTTTCCCCCTCCAGTGGTGGCAGGAG CACCCCCACCGCTGCCTGTGGCTGTGGTGCAGGCCATcctggaggggaaggggagctTCAGCCCTGAGGGGCCCAGGAATGCCCAACAGCCTGAACCAAGAGGCCCCAGGGAGGTTCCTGACAG GGGCCCTCTGGACCTGGAGAAGGGAGGCCGGAGCCCAGACAGTCTGCTGCCTCCAATGCTGCTTCGGGCCCCCCCTGAAAGTGTGGAGCCTGCAGGGCCACTGGAT GTGCTGGGCCCCAGCCTCCAAGGGCGGGAATGGACTCTGATGGACTTAGACATGGAGCTGTCCCTG CCAAAGCCCCAGCTCCCTTCCCCAGCTGCTTCCTGCGGTTCTCTTCTGCAGTTGCAGCCCTTGGTTCCAGAGAAGGGTGAGACTGAGCTGGCAGTTAAGGGGTTAAATTCTCCAGGCCCAG GAAAGGACTCCACACTCGGGGCACCACTCCTGCTGGACATCCCAGCGTCTTTAGGAGGCCCAGCGCTCAGCCTGCCTGGAGCTTTACCCATTTACAGCAGTCCTGAGAGCCGGGCCTCCTACGTGGGCGCGGGAGGCAACCCCTCCCCCTGA
- the HSF4 gene encoding heat shock factor protein 4 isoform X9: MQEAPAALPTEPGPSPVPAFLGKLWALVGDPGTDHLIRWSPSGTSFLVSDQSRFAKEVLPQYFKHSNMASFVRQLNMYGFRKVVSIEQGGLLRPERDHVEFQHPSFVRGREQLLERVRRKVPALRGDDGRWRPEDLGRLLGEVQAFRGVQESTEARLRELRQQNEILWREVVTLRQSHGQQHRVIGKLIQCLFGPLQAGSGSAGAKRKLTPTLSSRPSRRPRWASAALTGPGAPSSPTSRKTLLPLKEPGFPPPVVAGAPPPLPVAVVQAILEGKGSFSPEGPRNAQQPEPRGPREVPDRGPLDLEKGGRSPDSLLPPMLLRAPPESVEPAGPLDVLGPSLQGREWTLMDLDMELSLLQPLVPEKGETELAVKGLNSPGPGKDSTLGAPLLLDIPASLGGPALSLPGALPIYSSPESRASYVGAGGNPSP, translated from the exons ATGCAGGAAGCGCCGGCCGCGCTGCCCACGGAGCCGGGCCCCAGCCCAGTGCCTGCCTTCCTCGGCAAGTTATGGGCGCTGGTGGGCGACCCGGGCACCGACCACCTGATCCGCTGGAGCCCG AGCGGCACCAGCTTCCTCGTGAGCGACCAGAGCCGCTTCGCCAAGGAGGTGCTGCCCCAATACTTCAAGCACAGCAACATGGCAAGCTTCGTGCGGCAACTCAATATGT ACGGTTTTCGGAAGGTGGTGAGCATCGAGCAGGGTGGCCTGCTGAGACCCGAACGGGATCACGTCGAGTTCCAGCACCCGAGCTTCGTACGCGGCCGAGAGCAACTGCTGGAACGCGTGCGCCGCAAG GTGCCCGCGCTGCGCGGCGACGACGGCCGCTGGCGCCCCGAGGACCTGGGCCGGCTGCTGGGCGAGGTGCAGGCTTTTCGGGGAGTGCAGGAGAGCACCGAGGCGCGGCTGCGGGAACTCAGGCA GCAGAACGAGATCCTGTGGAGGGAGGTGGTCACGCTGCGGCAGAGCCACGGTCAACAGCATCGGGTCATCGGCAAG cTGATCCAGTGCCTCTTTGGGCCACTTCAGGCTGGGTCTGGCAGCGCAGGAGCTAAGAGGAAGCT GACCCCTACTTTATCCAGTCG CCCCTCCCGGAGACCACGCTGGGCCTCAGCAGCCCTCACAGGGCCAGGGGCCCCATCATCTCCGACCTCCCGGAAGACTCTCCTTCCCCTGAAGGAACCAGGCTTTCCCCCTCCAGTGGTGGCAGGAG CACCCCCACCGCTGCCTGTGGCTGTGGTGCAGGCCATcctggaggggaaggggagctTCAGCCCTGAGGGGCCCAGGAATGCCCAACAGCCTGAACCAAGAGGCCCCAGGGAGGTTCCTGACAG GGGCCCTCTGGACCTGGAGAAGGGAGGCCGGAGCCCAGACAGTCTGCTGCCTCCAATGCTGCTTCGGGCCCCCCCTGAAAGTGTGGAGCCTGCAGGGCCACTGGAT GTGCTGGGCCCCAGCCTCCAAGGGCGGGAATGGACTCTGATGGACTTAGACATGGAGCTGTCCCTG TTGCAGCCCTTGGTTCCAGAGAAGGGTGAGACTGAGCTGGCAGTTAAGGGGTTAAATTCTCCAGGCCCAG GAAAGGACTCCACACTCGGGGCACCACTCCTGCTGGACATCCCAGCGTCTTTAGGAGGCCCAGCGCTCAGCCTGCCTGGAGCTTTACCCATTTACAGCAGTCCTGAGAGCCGGGCCTCCTACGTGGGCGCGGGAGGCAACCCCTCCCCCTGA
- the HSF4 gene encoding heat shock factor protein 4 isoform X3: MQEAPAALPTEPGPSPVPAFLGKLWALVGDPGTDHLIRWSPSGTSFLVSDQSRFAKEVLPQYFKHSNMASFVRQLNMYGFRKVVSIEQGGLLRPERDHVEFQHPSFVRGREQLLERVRRKVPALRGDDGRWRPEDLGRLLGEVQAFRGVQESTEARLRELRQCGGRGRRRMGREKGGSGREDTWLLDGSGQLLPLLYLSCTSKTSGPSCGSLLTKDGRPSEWAWARACILGVGVVTQRTLRCLSTLPRLFPRQNEILWREVVTLRQSHGQQHRVIGKLIQCLFGPLQAGSGSAGAKRKLSLMLDEGCPTPAKFNACPLPGALLQDPYFIQSPLPETTLGLSSPHRARGPIISDLPEDSPSPEGTRLSPSSGGRREKGLALLKEEPASPGGEGEAGLALAPNECDFCVTAPPPLPVAVVQAILEGKGSFSPEGPRNAQQPEPRGPREVPDRGPLDLEKGGRSPDSLLPPMLLRAPPESVEPAGPLDVLGPSLQGREWTLMDLDMELSLLQPLVPEKGETELAVKGLNSPGPGKDSTLGAPLLLDIPASLGGPALSLPGALPIYSSPESRASYVGAGGNPSP, from the exons ATGCAGGAAGCGCCGGCCGCGCTGCCCACGGAGCCGGGCCCCAGCCCAGTGCCTGCCTTCCTCGGCAAGTTATGGGCGCTGGTGGGCGACCCGGGCACCGACCACCTGATCCGCTGGAGCCCG AGCGGCACCAGCTTCCTCGTGAGCGACCAGAGCCGCTTCGCCAAGGAGGTGCTGCCCCAATACTTCAAGCACAGCAACATGGCAAGCTTCGTGCGGCAACTCAATATGT ACGGTTTTCGGAAGGTGGTGAGCATCGAGCAGGGTGGCCTGCTGAGACCCGAACGGGATCACGTCGAGTTCCAGCACCCGAGCTTCGTACGCGGCCGAGAGCAACTGCTGGAACGCGTGCGCCGCAAG GTGCCCGCGCTGCGCGGCGACGACGGCCGCTGGCGCCCCGAGGACCTGGGCCGGCTGCTGGGCGAGGTGCAGGCTTTTCGGGGAGTGCAGGAGAGCACCGAGGCGCGGCTGCGGGAACTCAGGCAgtgcggggggagggggcggaggagaatggggagggagaaggggggcTCTGGGCGCGAGGACACTTGGCTTCTAGACGGTTCTGGGCAGCTCCTTCCTCTCTTGTACCTCTCTTGTACCTCCAAGACCAGTGGGCCGAGCTGTGGCAGTCTCTTAACTAAGGATGGACGACCATCCGAGTGGGCATGGGCGCGGGCCTgcattctgggggtgggggtggtgaccCAGCGAACTCTCAGATGCCTCAGCACCCTCCCACGCCTTTTCCCCAGGCAGAACGAGATCCTGTGGAGGGAGGTGGTCACGCTGCGGCAGAGCCACGGTCAACAGCATCGGGTCATCGGCAAG cTGATCCAGTGCCTCTTTGGGCCACTTCAGGCTGGGTCTGGCAGCGCAGGAGCTAAGAGGAAGCT GTCGCTGATGCTGGATGAGGGGTGCCCAACGCCAGCCAAATTCAACGCCTGCCCCTTACCTGGTGCCCTCCTGCAGGACCCCTACTTTATCCAGTCG CCCCTCCCGGAGACCACGCTGGGCCTCAGCAGCCCTCACAGGGCCAGGGGCCCCATCATCTCCGACCTCCCGGAAGACTCTCCTTCCCCTGAAGGAACCAGGCTTTCCCCCTCCAGTGGTGGCAGGAG ggagaagggcctggcactGCTCAAAGAAGAGCCAGCCAGCCCAGGGGGGGAAGGCGAGGCCGGGCTGGCCCTGGCCCCAAACGAGTGTGACTTCTGCGTGACAGCACCCCCACCGCTGCCTGTGGCTGTGGTGCAGGCCATcctggaggggaaggggagctTCAGCCCTGAGGGGCCCAGGAATGCCCAACAGCCTGAACCAAGAGGCCCCAGGGAGGTTCCTGACAG GGGCCCTCTGGACCTGGAGAAGGGAGGCCGGAGCCCAGACAGTCTGCTGCCTCCAATGCTGCTTCGGGCCCCCCCTGAAAGTGTGGAGCCTGCAGGGCCACTGGAT GTGCTGGGCCCCAGCCTCCAAGGGCGGGAATGGACTCTGATGGACTTAGACATGGAGCTGTCCCTG TTGCAGCCCTTGGTTCCAGAGAAGGGTGAGACTGAGCTGGCAGTTAAGGGGTTAAATTCTCCAGGCCCAG GAAAGGACTCCACACTCGGGGCACCACTCCTGCTGGACATCCCAGCGTCTTTAGGAGGCCCAGCGCTCAGCCTGCCTGGAGCTTTACCCATTTACAGCAGTCCTGAGAGCCGGGCCTCCTACGTGGGCGCGGGAGGCAACCCCTCCCCCTGA
- the HSF4 gene encoding heat shock factor protein 4 isoform X6 — protein MQEAPAALPTEPGPSPVPAFLGKLWALVGDPGTDHLIRWSPSGTSFLVSDQSRFAKEVLPQYFKHSNMASFVRQLNMYGFRKVVSIEQGGLLRPERDHVEFQHPSFVRGREQLLERVRRKVPALRGDDGRWRPEDLGRLLGEVQAFRGVQESTEARLRELRQCGGRGRRRMGREKGGSGREDTWLLDGSGQLLPLLYLSCTSKTSGPSCGSLLTKDGRPSEWAWARACILGVGVVTQRTLRCLSTLPRLFPRQNEILWREVVTLRQSHGQQHRVIGKLIQCLFGPLQAGSGSAGAKRKLTPTLSSRPSRRPRWASAALTGPGAPSSPTSRKTLLPLKEPGFPPPVVAGAPPPLPVAVVQAILEGKGSFSPEGPRNAQQPEPRGPREVPDRGPLDLEKGGRSPDSLLPPMLLRAPPESVEPAGPLDVLGPSLQGREWTLMDLDMELSLLQPLVPEKGETELAVKGLNSPGPGKDSTLGAPLLLDIPASLGGPALSLPGALPIYSSPESRASYVGAGGNPSP, from the exons ATGCAGGAAGCGCCGGCCGCGCTGCCCACGGAGCCGGGCCCCAGCCCAGTGCCTGCCTTCCTCGGCAAGTTATGGGCGCTGGTGGGCGACCCGGGCACCGACCACCTGATCCGCTGGAGCCCG AGCGGCACCAGCTTCCTCGTGAGCGACCAGAGCCGCTTCGCCAAGGAGGTGCTGCCCCAATACTTCAAGCACAGCAACATGGCAAGCTTCGTGCGGCAACTCAATATGT ACGGTTTTCGGAAGGTGGTGAGCATCGAGCAGGGTGGCCTGCTGAGACCCGAACGGGATCACGTCGAGTTCCAGCACCCGAGCTTCGTACGCGGCCGAGAGCAACTGCTGGAACGCGTGCGCCGCAAG GTGCCCGCGCTGCGCGGCGACGACGGCCGCTGGCGCCCCGAGGACCTGGGCCGGCTGCTGGGCGAGGTGCAGGCTTTTCGGGGAGTGCAGGAGAGCACCGAGGCGCGGCTGCGGGAACTCAGGCAgtgcggggggagggggcggaggagaatggggagggagaaggggggcTCTGGGCGCGAGGACACTTGGCTTCTAGACGGTTCTGGGCAGCTCCTTCCTCTCTTGTACCTCTCTTGTACCTCCAAGACCAGTGGGCCGAGCTGTGGCAGTCTCTTAACTAAGGATGGACGACCATCCGAGTGGGCATGGGCGCGGGCCTgcattctgggggtgggggtggtgaccCAGCGAACTCTCAGATGCCTCAGCACCCTCCCACGCCTTTTCCCCAGGCAGAACGAGATCCTGTGGAGGGAGGTGGTCACGCTGCGGCAGAGCCACGGTCAACAGCATCGGGTCATCGGCAAG cTGATCCAGTGCCTCTTTGGGCCACTTCAGGCTGGGTCTGGCAGCGCAGGAGCTAAGAGGAAGCT GACCCCTACTTTATCCAGTCG CCCCTCCCGGAGACCACGCTGGGCCTCAGCAGCCCTCACAGGGCCAGGGGCCCCATCATCTCCGACCTCCCGGAAGACTCTCCTTCCCCTGAAGGAACCAGGCTTTCCCCCTCCAGTGGTGGCAGGAG CACCCCCACCGCTGCCTGTGGCTGTGGTGCAGGCCATcctggaggggaaggggagctTCAGCCCTGAGGGGCCCAGGAATGCCCAACAGCCTGAACCAAGAGGCCCCAGGGAGGTTCCTGACAG GGGCCCTCTGGACCTGGAGAAGGGAGGCCGGAGCCCAGACAGTCTGCTGCCTCCAATGCTGCTTCGGGCCCCCCCTGAAAGTGTGGAGCCTGCAGGGCCACTGGAT GTGCTGGGCCCCAGCCTCCAAGGGCGGGAATGGACTCTGATGGACTTAGACATGGAGCTGTCCCTG TTGCAGCCCTTGGTTCCAGAGAAGGGTGAGACTGAGCTGGCAGTTAAGGGGTTAAATTCTCCAGGCCCAG GAAAGGACTCCACACTCGGGGCACCACTCCTGCTGGACATCCCAGCGTCTTTAGGAGGCCCAGCGCTCAGCCTGCCTGGAGCTTTACCCATTTACAGCAGTCCTGAGAGCCGGGCCTCCTACGTGGGCGCGGGAGGCAACCCCTCCCCCTGA